A window from Bufo bufo chromosome 1, aBufBuf1.1, whole genome shotgun sequence encodes these proteins:
- the LOC120988667 gene encoding transmembrane 4 L6 family member 5-like produces MCTGKCAKFIGGALYPFAVICIVSNTLLFFPGWTLEVAENTGLKLTSEVSTCLGIVGGGILVIITAAQIHASGRKGCCGNRFGMFLSILCAAIGLTGSLFCLVMCVTAIHRGPVCAYDSGHINTTAHTTENDTLIWGRPFEFPLPEYNNENYIYHKESWSICVKPPNVVEFNLILFSILLASSSFEVILCAIQLFNGLFGAIFGTCIKKDITDYKDMEKDNSDYNYKDTTVICEKKEAKC; encoded by the exons ATGTGCACTGGAAAGTGTGCCAAGTtcattgggggggccctgtaccCCTTCGCTGTCATCTGCATCGTCTCCAATACACTCCTCTTCTTTCCGGGATGGACCTTGGAGGTCGCCGAGAACACTGGGCTGAAACTGACGAGTGAGGTTTCGACTTGCTTGGGCATTGTGGGCGGTGGAATACTG GTCATCATTACAGCTGCTCAGATTCATGCGTCTGGAAGGAAAGGATGCTGCGGAAACAGATTTGGG ATGTTCCTATCCATCCTGTGCGCTGCTATTGGACTCACTGGATCGCTGTTTTGTCTTGTCATGTGCGTTACAGCGATACACCGCGGGCCTGTCTGTGCCTATGACTCGGGCCACATTAATACCACTGCCCATACTACTGAGAATGACACTCTAATCTGGGGGCGCCCATTCGAATTTCCATTGCCGGAATACAA CAATGAAAACTATATCTACCATAAGGAGTCATGGAGTATCTGTGTAAAACCACCAAATGTGGTGGAGTTTAACTTAATTCTGTTCTCCATCCTGTTGGCTTCCAGCTCCTTTGAGGTCATCCTGTGCGCCATTCAGCTTTTCAATGGTTTATTTGGAGCAATCTTTGGCACCTGCATCAAAAAAGATATAACTGATTACAAGGATATGGAGAAAGATAATAGTGACTATAATTATAAGGACACCACAGTTATTTGTGAGAAAAAAGAGGCCAAAT GTTGA